A genomic region of Deinobacterium chartae contains the following coding sequences:
- a CDS encoding malate dehydrogenase has protein sequence MKNPLRVAVTGAAGQIGYSLLFRIASGEMLGKDQPVILQLLEITPALGALKGVVMELEDCAFPLLAGVVQTDDPNVAFKDADYALLVGSRPRSKGMERKDLLEANGAIFTVQGKALNDHASRDVKVLVVGNPANTNALIAMRSAPDLKPEQFTAMVRLDHNRAISQLAARLGKPVTEIKRMTIWGNHSVTQYPDLYNAEVGGQNAYELVGDHAWYESEYIPTVAKRGAAIIEARGASSAASAANAAIDHMRDWALGTPEGDWVSMAVPSDGSYGIPEGVIYGFPCTTSGGKYSIVQGLKITDFSRAKMDATYQELLEERQAVEHLFQ, from the coding sequence ATGAAGAACCCCTTACGTGTCGCGGTGACCGGCGCTGCCGGCCAGATCGGCTACAGCCTGCTTTTCCGCATCGCCTCCGGCGAGATGCTGGGCAAGGACCAGCCGGTCATTCTGCAACTTCTCGAGATCACCCCGGCGCTGGGTGCCCTAAAGGGCGTGGTCATGGAGCTCGAGGACTGCGCGTTCCCGCTGCTGGCGGGCGTGGTTCAGACCGACGATCCCAACGTGGCCTTCAAGGACGCCGACTACGCGCTGCTGGTCGGCAGCCGCCCGCGCAGCAAGGGCATGGAGCGCAAGGACCTGCTCGAGGCCAACGGTGCGATCTTCACCGTGCAGGGCAAGGCCCTCAACGATCACGCCAGCCGTGACGTGAAGGTGCTGGTGGTGGGCAATCCCGCCAACACCAACGCCCTGATCGCCATGCGTAGCGCGCCGGACCTGAAGCCCGAGCAGTTCACCGCCATGGTGCGCCTCGACCACAACCGTGCGATCAGCCAGCTCGCCGCCCGCCTGGGCAAGCCGGTCACCGAGATCAAGCGCATGACCATCTGGGGCAACCACTCGGTCACCCAGTACCCCGACCTGTACAACGCCGAAGTCGGCGGGCAAAACGCCTACGAGCTGGTCGGCGACCACGCCTGGTACGAAAGCGAGTACATCCCTACCGTCGCCAAGCGCGGTGCGGCCATCATCGAGGCGCGCGGCGCCTCCTCGGCCGCCTCGGCTGCCAACGCCGCGATCGACCACATGCGCGATTGGGCCCTGGGCACCCCCGAGGGCGACTGGGTCTCGATGGCCGTACCCAGCGACGGTTCGTACGGCATTCCCGAGGGCGTGATCTACGGCTTCCCCTGCACCACCTCGGGCGGCAAGTACAGCATCGTCCAGGGCCTCAAGATCACCGACTTCAGCCGCGCCAAGATGGACGCGACCTACCAGGAGCTCCTCGAGGAGCGCCAGGCGGTCGAGCACCTGTTCCAGTAA
- the lipB gene encoding lipoyl(octanoyl) transferase LipB produces the protein MKSSFSVQRLGTLPYKTALERQHLEHARVAAGGEPTLLLLEHPAVLTLGRKAKEGLNIVAPPELLAANGIEVFEVERGGDVTYHGPGQLVGYTIFPVGRRVRDFLRLLEGALIRTLRRYGLEAYATPGYAGVWVGDEKVAAIGVAVQKNVAFHGFALNVNTNLAHFDLIVPCGIRDKGVTSLQKLLGRAVDLAEVMTFVAEDFALEFAGYDWRLPELPQPTPSPSGCAQETRA, from the coding sequence GTGAAGAGCTCCTTCAGCGTGCAGCGCCTCGGCACGCTTCCTTATAAAACCGCCCTGGAGCGCCAGCACCTCGAGCACGCGCGCGTCGCCGCCGGCGGTGAACCGACGCTGCTGCTGCTCGAGCACCCGGCTGTCTTGACCCTGGGCCGCAAGGCCAAGGAGGGGCTGAACATCGTGGCCCCGCCTGAACTGCTCGCCGCCAACGGCATCGAGGTGTTCGAGGTGGAACGCGGCGGCGACGTCACCTACCACGGCCCCGGCCAACTGGTCGGCTACACCATCTTCCCGGTCGGCCGCCGGGTGCGCGACTTCCTGCGCCTGCTCGAGGGTGCCCTGATCCGCACGCTGCGGCGCTACGGCCTCGAGGCCTACGCCACTCCCGGGTACGCCGGGGTGTGGGTGGGCGACGAGAAGGTGGCGGCCATCGGCGTGGCCGTGCAGAAAAACGTGGCCTTCCACGGTTTCGCGCTGAACGTCAACACCAACTTGGCCCACTTTGACCTGATCGTGCCCTGCGGCATCCGGGACAAGGGAGTCACCAGCCTGCAGAAACTGCTGGGCCGCGCGGTGGACCTCGCCGAGGTCATGACCTTCGTGGCGGAGGATTTCGCCCTCGAGTTCGCCGGCTACGACTGGCGCCTGCCCGAACTGCCCCAGCCCACCCCCAGCCCCAGCGGCTGCGCCCAGGAGACCCGCGCATGA
- the rplS gene encoding 50S ribosomal protein L19 has product MSNIKINRGSILRSVTQAQIRSDIPDFQPGDTVRVDTKVTEGNRTRVQAFEGVVIAVNNAGVGKSFTVRKISFGEGVERVFPFNSPIISKVTVIERGRVRRAKLYYLRGLRGKAARIKADRGRMMKAAANKGGEQ; this is encoded by the coding sequence ATGTCGAACATCAAGATCAACCGTGGCAGCATCCTGCGCAGCGTGACGCAGGCCCAGATCCGCAGCGATATTCCCGACTTCCAGCCGGGCGACACCGTCCGTGTGGACACCAAGGTCACCGAAGGCAACCGCACCCGCGTGCAGGCCTTCGAGGGCGTGGTCATCGCCGTGAACAACGCTGGCGTGGGCAAGAGCTTCACGGTCCGCAAGATCAGCTTCGGCGAGGGCGTTGAGCGCGTCTTCCCCTTCAACAGCCCCATCATCAGCAAGGTGACCGTGATCGAGCGCGGTCGCGTGCGCCGCGCCAAGCTGTACTACCTGCGCGGTCTGCGCGGCAAGGCTGCCCGCATCAAGGCCGACCGTGGCCGCATGATGAAGGCCGCTGCCAACAAGGGTGGCGAGCAGTAA